In the genome of Carassius carassius chromosome 47, fCarCar2.1, whole genome shotgun sequence, one region contains:
- the LOC132130192 gene encoding diablo IAP-binding mitochondrial protein-like produces the protein MAVYRRNFFAVGLSWASSLLSRSSSSRSYSRGLAVLPTLLRNNWKTLSVTGALCAVPFIQKPGNLSNEDRVWRASSLITDSAKTYLSQTTLVLLDSISNYVKAMKRLVTLQKHYVDSIDRLSSVDEDKIWQLILRNRQEVIDRRKDCKKFESCWKTAINLAELAAKAAFNAGADQASVTTKDSVQLAKSQVEEFQQIMLITETQLKDSEAGESGRL, from the exons ATGGCGGTGTACAGAAGGAACTTTTTTGCTGTTGGATTGAG CTGGGCATCTTCTTTGTTGAGCAGAAGCTCCAGCTCCAGAAGCTACAGCCGCGGACTGGCTGTGCTGCCCACTCTCCTCAGAAACAACTGGAAGACCTTGAGTGTCACAGGTGCTCTGTGTGCTGTTCCTTTCATCCAG AAACCAGGAAATCTGTCTAATGAAGATCGGGTTTGGAGAGCATCATCTCTAATTACAGACAGTGCTAAAACTTACCTCTCACAAACGACTTTAGTACTGCTTGATTCCATCTCAAATTATGttaag GCTATGAAGAGacttgtaacattacaaaagcacTATGTGGATTCCATCGACAGATTATCATCTGTGGATGAGGATAAAATCTGGCAGCTTATTCTTAGGAATCGTCAGGAG gtaATTGACAGGAGAAAGGATTGCAAAAAATTTGAATCCTGCTGGAAGACGGCAATCAATCTCGCAGAGCTGGCAGCAAAGGCAGCTTTCAATGCTG GGGCTGACCAAGCTTCTGTGACCACAAAGGACAGTGTACAGCTCGCAAAGTCTCAGGTGGAAGAATTTCAACAGATAATGCTGATAACTGAGACACAACTCAAAGACTCTGAGGCTGGGGAAAGTGGGAGGCTTTAA
- the LOC132130918 gene encoding odorant receptor 131-2-like, whose amino-acid sequence MSNLNTSKSNLTQTLLVLDQDAPMKAFLFVTPCVIFLYVNGVMLFTLRKKTLFQEASRYILFGHMLWVDTLNLFMSVVLYICAVSRILIMKNVCLVLLIAAQALFQVSTINLALMSLERYVAICFPLRHVEIASYRRTHIAICVVWTMGLIQCLSEMIIFYAIDSTNTAMHLFCSRTTLFRLQIYKKIDIAFTCLFFVSVCFVIIFTYASIAAVAKTAACDKMSAKKANKTVLLHLIQLGLCAASILVGVIQEAIFVYADYMTSLNVMYFCFLVFIIFPKCLSPLIYGLRDKAFSCLFKYYFSFGKGKVKPFVIEQHV is encoded by the coding sequence ATGTCTAATTTGAATACCTCTAAATCTAATCTCACTCAGACTCTGTTGGTGCTGGATCAAGATGCACCAATGAAGGCATTTTTATTTGTGACTCCATGCGTTATATTCCTCTATGTCAATGGGGTCATGCTCTTCACTTTGAGGAAAAAGACTCTTTTCCAGGAAGCATCCCGCTATATTCTGTTTGGTCACATGCTTTGGGTCGATACGCTCAATCTCTTTATGAGTGTAGTGTTGTATATATGTGCTGTCAGTAggattttaattatgaaaaatgtcTGTCTTGTTCTTCTCATTGCTGCCCAAGCTCTCTTTCAAGTTTCTACTATAAATCTGGCTTTAATGTCACTGGAGAGGTATGTGGCCATCTGCTTTCCTCTCAGACATGTAGAAATCGCCAGTTACAGAAGAACTCATATAGCCATCTGTGTTGTTTGGACTATGGGTTTAATTCAGTGCTTGTCTGAGATGATTATTTTCTATGCCATTGATTCTACAAACACAGCAATGCATTTGTTCTGCTCAAGAACTACTCTTTTCAGACTTCAGATCTATAAGAAAATTGATATAGCTTTCACATGTCTATTTTTCGtgtctgtttgttttgttattatctTTACTTATGCTTCTATAGCAGCTGTGGCTAAAACAGCCGCCTGTGATAAGATGTCAGCCAAAAAAGCCAACAAGACTGTTCTATTGCATTTAATACAGCTGGGTCTCTGTGCTGCATCCATTTTAGTTGGAGTTATCCAAGAAGCCATTTTTGTTTATGCTGACTATATGACTTCATTGAATGTgatgtatttttgctttttagtGTTCATCATTTTCCCCAAATGCTTAAGTCCTCTTATATATGGTCTGAGAGACAAGGCCTTCAGCTGTTTGTTTAAATACTACTTCAGTTTTGGTAAAGGCAAAGTCAAACCGTTTGTCATAGAGCAACACGTTTAG
- the LOC132130200 gene encoding B9 domain-containing protein 2, with the protein MAELHIIGQIIGATGFPQNSLFCKWGVHTGGAWRLLSGLKEGQTQVDMPQTGDMAYWSHPIDLHYTTKGLQGWPKLHLQVWHQDSFGRCQLYGYGYIHIPSSPGQHRLQCMTWRPLGSWQDQLSEMFVGGGPQLRSPDLIYSGADRYRLHTVGMGTVELELCIFLRHFDRYGVES; encoded by the exons ATGGCAGAATTGCATATAATTGGACAAATCATCGGGGCCACCGGATTCCCACAGAACAGCCTCTTCTGCAAATGGGGTGTACACACAG GAGGAGCGTGGAGACTTCTTTCTGGTCTGAAGGAAGGCCAGACTCAAGTGGACATGCCTCAAACAGGGGACATGGCATACTGGAGTCATCCCATTGATTTGCACTACACTACTAAGGGCCTACAAG GATGGCCAAAGCTTCATCTCCAAGTGTGGCATCAGGACTCTTTTGGCCGATGCCAGCTGTATGGCTATGGTTATATCCACATACCATCAAGCCCAGGACAGCATCGTCTGCAGTGCATGACATGGCGACCGCTGGGATCCTGGCAGGatcaactttctgagatgttTGTAGGAGGAGGTCCACAGCTGCGCTCGCCAGATCTCATTTACAGTGGTGCAGACCGATACAGACTCCACACAGTTGGCATGGGCACAGTTGAACTAGAGCTGTGCATTTTTCTGCGCCACTTTGACCGATATGGTGTGGAAAGCTGA